A window of the Paenibacillus woosongensis genome harbors these coding sequences:
- a CDS encoding Cof-type HAD-IIB family hydrolase: MTSSRQDPGIARVQGVYQLLALDMDGTLLNSDKIITPDVHEAIRVYMRRGGRVTIASGRFPASVWLHARAAEMNAPLIALNGAVILDEATGELKSGAPLPPEHVRELLRFADEHGAYIQLYGYNKLYVRELNETNARWPLANVVVSPGKELNEQNYAEQLGMIEVVAVGDLQRFVSGSFLPAPPIYKATIIGPSPELIREWMGQLGGGSEVNSKPLASPYTAKPSQELPQPEEAQRAALLAKPQAKPAFTLTRTGRHRFDVNAYGVSKRSALESLCRELHIAPLEVAAVGDYDNDADMLAWAGLGVAMGNAEPHIKRLAKAVTSSNEEDGVARVIHNFLL; this comes from the coding sequence ATGACATCGAGCAGGCAAGACCCGGGAATAGCCCGGGTGCAGGGAGTGTATCAGCTGCTGGCGCTGGATATGGACGGCACGCTGCTTAATTCTGACAAGATTATAACGCCAGACGTCCATGAGGCGATCAGAGTATATATGCGAAGAGGAGGACGAGTTACCATCGCCTCCGGCCGCTTTCCGGCTTCGGTCTGGCTGCATGCCAGGGCGGCGGAAATGAACGCGCCTTTAATCGCGCTGAATGGGGCCGTGATCTTGGATGAAGCGACCGGTGAACTGAAATCAGGGGCTCCGCTGCCGCCAGAGCATGTCCGGGAGCTGCTCCGGTTTGCGGACGAGCATGGCGCTTACATTCAGCTGTACGGCTATAACAAGCTCTATGTTCGCGAGCTTAACGAGACGAATGCCCGCTGGCCGCTGGCGAACGTCGTTGTTTCCCCGGGCAAGGAGCTGAATGAACAAAATTACGCAGAGCAGCTGGGCATGATCGAAGTGGTGGCGGTCGGTGATTTGCAGCGATTCGTGTCCGGTTCTTTCTTACCGGCCCCGCCGATTTATAAAGCGACGATTATCGGCCCGTCACCGGAACTGATCCGGGAATGGATGGGGCAGTTGGGGGGTGGGTCTGAGGTTAACTCGAAACCGCTGGCGTCACCTTATACAGCAAAACCATCGCAGGAATTGCCGCAGCCAGAGGAGGCGCAGCGAGCGGCTCTGTTGGCGAAACCGCAGGCCAAGCCGGCATTTACGTTAACCCGGACCGGCCGGCATCGCTTCGATGTGAATGCTTACGGAGTAAGCAAGCGCTCGGCACTAGAGTCGCTTTGCCGCGAGCTTCATATCGCCCCCTTAGAGGTAGCAGCAGTTGGCGATTACGACAATGATGCCGACATGCTGGCCTGGGCCGGACTCGGCGTAGCCATGGGGAATGCGGAGCCGCATATCAAGCGGCTGGCCAAGGCAGTCACAAGCAGCAACGAGGAAGACGGAGTAGCGAGAGTCATTCACAATTTTCTACTTTAG
- a CDS encoding MBL fold metallo-hydrolase — MDIKILGYWGGYPSAGGATAGYLIDTGEGQILLDCGSGVMSRLAQHTSVDRLDGVILSHLHYDHMADIGILQYAAVNAIRNGRMKQKLLLFAPDEPANILNTLHGDHTEIRRIDPNRVIRLAGADIEFVSVSHTVPCYAVKVTYRDKVLVYSGDTSYCDALVELARGADIFLCEATICEGSVHTTGAGHMNASQAGMIADQANVKRLVLVHLPGDGDLEYMRQSASEIFSGPVELPDTSVLYSI, encoded by the coding sequence ATGGATATCAAAATTTTAGGCTACTGGGGAGGTTATCCTTCGGCTGGCGGGGCAACGGCAGGGTATTTGATCGACACGGGAGAAGGCCAGATTCTGCTGGACTGCGGAAGCGGGGTAATGAGCCGCCTGGCGCAGCATACGAGCGTAGACAGGCTGGACGGGGTTATTTTATCCCACCTTCATTACGATCATATGGCGGATATCGGCATTCTGCAGTATGCGGCGGTAAACGCGATCCGCAACGGCAGAATGAAGCAGAAGCTGCTTCTGTTCGCACCGGACGAGCCTGCCAATATTTTAAATACGCTGCATGGAGACCATACAGAGATTCGGCGGATCGATCCGAACCGTGTAATCCGGCTTGCCGGGGCGGATATCGAGTTTGTATCCGTGTCTCATACCGTTCCATGCTATGCGGTAAAGGTGACTTATCGGGACAAGGTGCTGGTTTACTCCGGCGACACGTCCTACTGCGATGCCCTGGTGGAGCTCGCGAGGGGAGCGGATATTTTTCTCTGCGAGGCAACGATTTGTGAAGGAAGCGTACATACGACCGGGGCAGGCCATATGAACGCAAGCCAGGCGGGAATGATCGCCGACCAGGCGAACGTCAAGCGGCTCGTGCTGGTCCATTTGCCGGGGGACGGCGACTTGGAGTACATGCGCCAATCGGCCAGCGAGATCTTCAGCGGACCTGTTGAGCTTCCGGACACCTCGGTCCTATATAGCATTTAG
- a CDS encoding sugar-binding transcriptional regulator, translating to MNDNIKLMTKICKLYYYESWTQEKIAEKFGISRPIISKMIQKAREIGVVEIIVHDDPQQTTELEKELEMAYQLQQVLVVPTRDLNKELVTSAVGKAAAQFVQKLIKNGDRIGVSWGNSLYHMVREFPLDKKDDVKIIPLIGGTGNERTEVHSNQIAYELSKRLGGKCESLYAPSIVETEELHEQIVRLPNIASVLQEGAQIDLAIVGIGNPYSMSTMERYGYLNEAVLSELKGLDTVADINSRFINRSGEIVDHPINNRVIGIGLEQLKRVDNVVGLAFGLHKIESIKAALTGGYIKMLVTDEATAYKIIGD from the coding sequence GTGAACGACAACATCAAATTGATGACGAAAATTTGTAAACTCTACTATTATGAATCCTGGACCCAGGAGAAAATCGCCGAGAAATTCGGCATATCACGCCCGATCATCTCCAAGATGATTCAGAAGGCACGGGAGATCGGCGTCGTGGAAATCATCGTGCATGATGACCCTCAGCAAACGACCGAGCTGGAAAAGGAGCTGGAAATGGCTTACCAGCTGCAGCAAGTGCTCGTTGTACCTACGAGGGATTTGAACAAGGAGCTCGTTACCAGTGCGGTAGGCAAAGCCGCTGCCCAATTCGTGCAGAAGCTGATCAAGAACGGGGACCGGATCGGGGTGTCATGGGGAAATTCGTTATACCATATGGTCAGAGAGTTCCCGCTCGATAAGAAGGACGACGTCAAAATCATTCCGCTAATCGGGGGAACAGGCAACGAACGGACCGAGGTACATTCGAACCAAATCGCCTACGAGTTGTCCAAGAGGCTTGGCGGAAAATGCGAATCGCTGTACGCACCATCGATTGTCGAGACAGAAGAACTGCACGAACAGATCGTCAGGCTGCCGAATATAGCGTCCGTCCTTCAAGAGGGAGCACAAATCGACTTGGCAATCGTGGGGATCGGCAACCCCTACTCCATGTCCACCATGGAACGGTACGGCTATTTAAATGAAGCGGTGCTAAGCGAGTTGAAAGGCCTGGATACCGTAGCCGACATCAACTCAAGATTCATTAACCGAAGCGGGGAAATTGTCGATCATCCGATCAACAACAGGGTCATCGGCATCGGACTGGAGCAATTGAAGCGGGTCGATAACGTGGTAGGCCTAGCCTTCGGACTGCACAAGATCGAAAGCATCAAAGCCGCTTTAACGGGCGGCTATATCAAGATGCTTGTCACCGATGAGGCCACTGCCTACAAAATCATAGGAGATTAA
- the ychF gene encoding redox-regulated ATPase YchF has protein sequence MALKAGIVGLPNVGKSTLFNAITQAGAESANYPFCTIDPNVGVVEVPDERLDKLTELVVPNRTVPTAFEFVDIAGLVRGASKGEGLGNKFLAHIREVDAIVHVVRCFEDENITHVDGKINPISDIQTINLELILADLDSVEKRIERSRKNMKGGNKQYAQEVEVLERVKEALYNDMPARSVELSDDEKLIVRDLHLLTLKPVLYAANVSEDGVTDADNNPFVQQVKEFAAAENAEVVPISAKVEAEIAELEGEDKAMFLEELGLEASGLDRLIQAAYRLLGLYTYFTAGVQEVRAWTIRKGTKAPGAAGVIHTDFERGFIRAEVVSYDDLVAAGSMSAVKERGQLRLEGKEYVVQDGDIMHFRFNV, from the coding sequence ATGGCTTTAAAAGCAGGGATCGTAGGTTTGCCGAACGTCGGAAAATCTACGCTGTTTAATGCAATAACGCAAGCAGGCGCAGAATCCGCGAACTATCCGTTCTGTACGATTGATCCTAACGTCGGAGTGGTCGAAGTACCGGACGAGCGTCTAGATAAATTAACCGAGCTGGTCGTGCCGAACCGTACGGTGCCGACTGCTTTTGAATTCGTCGATATCGCAGGTCTGGTGCGCGGCGCGAGCAAAGGCGAGGGACTCGGCAACAAGTTCTTGGCCCACATCCGCGAGGTTGATGCGATCGTGCATGTTGTGCGCTGCTTTGAGGACGAGAATATTACCCACGTGGACGGAAAAATCAATCCGATCAGCGACATTCAGACGATTAACCTCGAGCTCATTCTGGCCGACCTGGATAGCGTGGAGAAGCGGATCGAACGTTCCCGCAAGAACATGAAAGGCGGCAACAAGCAGTACGCACAGGAAGTCGAAGTGCTGGAGCGCGTGAAAGAAGCGCTGTACAACGACATGCCTGCCCGCAGCGTGGAGCTGTCCGATGACGAGAAGCTGATCGTCCGCGACCTGCATCTGCTGACGCTGAAGCCGGTGCTGTATGCGGCAAACGTGAGCGAGGATGGAGTAACGGATGCGGACAACAACCCGTTCGTGCAGCAGGTGAAGGAATTCGCCGCAGCGGAGAACGCTGAAGTTGTGCCGATCAGCGCCAAGGTCGAAGCGGAAATCGCCGAGCTGGAGGGCGAGGACAAAGCGATGTTCCTGGAGGAGCTGGGCCTGGAGGCGTCCGGACTGGATCGCCTGATTCAAGCCGCTTACCGCCTGCTCGGATTGTACACTTACTTTACGGCAGGGGTTCAGGAGGTGCGTGCCTGGACGATCCGCAAAGGAACGAAAGCGCCGGGTGCGGCTGGAGTTATTCACACGGACTTCGAGCGCGGGTTCATTCGCGCCGAGGTTGTCTCCTATGATGATCTGGTGGCTGCCGGCTCGATGAGCGCGGTCAAAGAGCGCGGACAGCTGCGCCTGGAAGGCAAGGAGTACGTCGTACAGGACGGAGACATTATGCACTTCCGTTTCAATGTGTAG
- a CDS encoding energy-coupling factor transporter transmembrane component T family protein — MSRTGSLYIEGDSLFHRMDGAVKLILLLSWTVVTFLFLDLRIFAVMLTAGIAMLLTTGIPLKRMSFLFWILTVFTVLNSAFILLLTPRFGTTLTGSHTPRIPIGYNTINQETLFYVLTLSLKYMTLLPITLLFIFTTHPSRFAASLNKLGVPYKMAYAVSIAFRYIPDLTQEFRTILNAMQMRGLGISREDGNLRRRLKNLSLVVVPLLQSSLQHIESVSDAMDLRGFGTGRSRTWYMGTVMSFTDKLAVVLCALLLGLAIFLKLQVFPGFWYPF; from the coding sequence ATGAGTAGAACAGGCAGCTTGTATATTGAAGGGGATTCGTTGTTTCACCGGATGGATGGAGCGGTGAAGCTGATTCTGCTGCTGAGCTGGACGGTCGTTACGTTTCTGTTTCTGGATCTGCGCATATTTGCCGTCATGCTGACGGCAGGCATAGCCATGCTGCTGACGACGGGTATTCCGCTGAAGCGAATGTCGTTCCTTTTCTGGATATTGACGGTGTTTACGGTGCTGAACAGTGCCTTTATTCTGCTGCTTACGCCCCGTTTCGGAACAACGCTGACGGGCAGTCATACGCCGCGAATCCCTATCGGCTATAACACGATTAACCAGGAAACGCTGTTCTATGTGCTGACTTTATCGCTGAAATATATGACTTTACTGCCGATTACGCTGCTCTTCATATTTACGACGCATCCGAGCCGGTTTGCCGCAAGTCTCAACAAGCTGGGCGTACCGTACAAAATGGCGTATGCGGTGAGCATTGCTTTTCGCTATATTCCTGATTTGACGCAGGAGTTCCGGACGATCCTGAATGCGATGCAAATGCGCGGGCTGGGCATTTCGCGGGAGGACGGGAATTTGCGGAGACGGCTGAAAAACCTCTCGCTGGTCGTCGTTCCGCTGCTGCAATCGTCGCTCCAGCATATTGAATCTGTCTCGGATGCGATGGATCTGCGAGGGTTCGGCACGGGGCGCAGCCGTACCTGGTATATGGGCACGGTCATGTCGTTCACAGATAAACTGGCGGTTGTGCTGTGCGCGCTGCTGCTCGGGCTGGCGATATTTTTGAAGCTGCAGGTGTTCCCCGGTTTCTGGTATCCGTTCTAA
- a CDS encoding ABC transporter ATP-binding protein, whose protein sequence is MQPVISFRNFSFRYKKQSKPTLNDINLDIYPGEKIWIAGPSGSGKSTLAHCINGLIPFSYRGEISGELLLNGQPAVSLGIFERSRAVGTILQNPDAQFVGQTVGEDVAFQMENENVPQSEMKAKVVSSLDLVGMLAFEAQGPHDLSGGQKQSVSLAGVLTTQADILLFDEPLANLDPVSGMRAMALIDDIHRHSGKTVVIIEHRVEDVLEQPVDRIVVMDGGQIVAAAVPERILADGVLPRHGLRQPLYLEALAHAGMPAERWSHLVQLEGTAAAKGNPAKLEALRDGLEQWISSAPVRMRSNQDRIDSEPLLEVRHVSFAYSQGREVIRDVSFHVGEGETVALLGNNGAGKSTLSGLITGLMKPRSGAVLWRGEDIEGWSIRRRGEQIGYVLQNPHQMITQHMIRDEVGLGLAARGVAAEERERRIDEALRVCGLYPYRNWPVSALSFGQKKRLCIASVLVLDPALIILDEPTAGQDYRHYTEFMGFIERLAARGTAFLFITHDMHLALEYADRAVVLAGGEVIAAGKVAEVLSDAEVTDRARLREDSLSRFARLCGLSSPSRLVEAYLAMNKGVQLSDE, encoded by the coding sequence ATGCAGCCTGTGATTTCTTTTCGTAATTTTAGCTTTCGTTATAAAAAGCAGTCCAAGCCGACGTTAAATGATATCAATCTCGACATTTATCCTGGCGAGAAAATATGGATTGCCGGGCCAAGCGGCTCGGGCAAATCGACATTAGCCCATTGCATCAATGGGCTAATTCCCTTTTCCTACCGGGGCGAGATTTCGGGAGAGCTCCTGCTGAACGGGCAGCCTGCCGTTTCGTTAGGGATATTCGAGCGCAGCCGTGCGGTCGGAACGATTCTGCAAAATCCGGATGCCCAGTTCGTGGGGCAGACGGTTGGGGAAGATGTTGCTTTTCAAATGGAGAATGAGAACGTACCTCAGTCCGAGATGAAAGCCAAGGTGGTCTCCTCGCTTGATCTGGTCGGCATGCTGGCCTTCGAGGCGCAGGGGCCGCATGACCTGTCGGGCGGACAGAAGCAAAGCGTGTCGCTGGCTGGCGTGCTGACGACGCAGGCGGACATTCTGCTATTCGATGAACCGCTCGCCAATCTTGATCCGGTGAGCGGCATGCGGGCGATGGCATTGATCGATGATATCCACCGGCACAGCGGCAAGACGGTGGTGATCATTGAGCATCGGGTCGAGGATGTGCTGGAGCAGCCGGTGGATCGGATCGTCGTCATGGATGGCGGGCAAATCGTTGCCGCAGCTGTCCCGGAACGGATATTGGCGGACGGCGTACTTCCCCGTCATGGCCTTCGCCAGCCGCTTTATTTGGAGGCTTTGGCCCATGCTGGCATGCCCGCGGAGCGATGGAGCCATTTGGTTCAGCTTGAAGGGACAGCGGCCGCCAAGGGTAATCCAGCCAAGCTTGAGGCGCTTCGTGACGGCCTGGAGCAGTGGATCAGCTCTGCCCCTGTTAGGATGCGTTCTAATCAGGACAGAATCGATTCCGAGCCTCTGCTTGAAGTACGGCATGTATCCTTTGCCTATTCGCAGGGCCGGGAGGTTATCCGGGACGTATCCTTCCATGTAGGGGAAGGAGAAACGGTAGCTTTGCTGGGCAATAACGGGGCGGGCAAATCGACGCTGTCCGGGCTGATCACGGGGCTCATGAAACCGCGCTCGGGAGCGGTATTATGGCGAGGCGAGGACATCGAAGGCTGGTCCATACGCCGCAGGGGCGAGCAGATCGGCTACGTCCTGCAAAATCCGCATCAAATGATTACCCAGCATATGATCCGGGATGAGGTGGGTCTGGGCCTGGCCGCCCGCGGCGTCGCTGCAGAGGAGCGGGAACGGCGGATCGATGAGGCGCTGCGCGTGTGCGGGCTATATCCATACCGCAACTGGCCTGTGTCGGCGCTGAGTTTTGGGCAGAAAAAACGGCTCTGCATCGCGTCCGTACTCGTACTCGATCCCGCGCTGATTATTCTGGACGAGCCAACGGCAGGTCAGGATTACCGGCACTACACCGAATTTATGGGCTTTATAGAACGATTGGCGGCCAGGGGGACGGCGTTTTTGTTCATTACGCATGACATGCATCTGGCTTTGGAATATGCCGACCGTGCGGTCGTCCTGGCAGGTGGCGAGGTCATTGCTGCGGGCAAGGTCGCGGAGGTGCTGTCTGACGCTGAGGTGACGGACAGGGCGCGGCTGCGGGAGGACAGCTTGTCCCGGTTCGCCAGATTATGCGGATTATCCTCGCCGTCCCGTCTTGTCGAGGCTTATCTTGCCATGAACAAGGGGGTGCAGCTCTCTGATGAGTAG
- a CDS encoding ECF-type riboflavin transporter substrate-binding protein, with the protein MKPSIWKWSTRTVVTIGIGAALYGATSWIGIPIGTDTQLRPSIALLAIFGALFGPVVGFIAGFLGHVINDFITNGTVWWGWALGSGIAAAFMGLIYLAKGFNPQDGEIRKTHIVQFIVYGVIGIFAALAFSYLFDIFVMGEPGGKVIVQAVAAGLANTAVFFILGVPAVWAYAKRNRNDANLTIDADS; encoded by the coding sequence ATGAAACCATCCATTTGGAAGTGGAGCACCCGGACGGTCGTTACGATTGGAATCGGTGCTGCTCTCTACGGGGCAACGAGCTGGATCGGCATTCCGATCGGCACAGATACGCAGCTGCGGCCTTCGATCGCTCTCCTGGCGATTTTCGGTGCGCTGTTCGGTCCGGTCGTCGGCTTCATTGCCGGCTTTCTCGGACATGTTATCAACGATTTTATTACCAATGGAACCGTCTGGTGGGGCTGGGCTCTCGGCTCGGGGATTGCCGCGGCCTTCATGGGGCTGATCTATCTGGCCAAAGGCTTCAATCCGCAGGACGGGGAGATCAGGAAGACGCACATCGTGCAGTTTATTGTGTATGGCGTTATCGGTATTTTTGCGGCTCTGGCCTTCTCGTACTTGTTCGATATTTTTGTCATGGGCGAGCCTGGCGGTAAGGTTATCGTCCAAGCAGTTGCGGCCGGACTTGCCAATACAGCCGTCTTCTTCATTCTCGGCGTTCCGGCCGTATGGGCTTATGCGAAGCGCAACCGGAATGACGCGAACCTCACCATAGACGCAGACAGTTAG
- the fni gene encoding type 2 isopentenyl-diphosphate Delta-isomerase, with protein sequence MGNTSGRKSEHIRICLEEQVGAEGVLTGFQKYIFRHNALPELNFDEISLKTSFLGASLRTPFLISSMTGGSELAGVINERLAEVAEHRGWALGVGSVRAAVEREELAATFAVRTKAPTIPVIANLGAVQLNYGFGPDECMRAVEIAGADMLVLHLNGLQEIFQPEGNTAFRGVLARIEELCKKLPIPVGVKEVGWGIDGATAKRLHEAGAAFIDVAGAGGTSWSQVEKFRSADPVRRLAAEAFADWGIPTAECIREVRASVPQAALIGSGGLNTGVDAAKALALGANLAGFGRALLEPAVHSAQALDAQLERVELELRTAMFGIGAGNIAALKGTARLVRRE encoded by the coding sequence ATGGGAAATACGTCTGGACGCAAAAGTGAACACATCCGCATATGCCTGGAGGAGCAAGTCGGTGCCGAGGGTGTGCTGACGGGGTTTCAGAAGTATATCTTCCGCCATAATGCGCTTCCCGAGCTGAATTTCGATGAGATTAGCTTGAAAACATCCTTCCTGGGGGCTTCGCTCCGGACGCCATTCCTGATCAGCTCGATGACCGGGGGGAGTGAACTGGCTGGCGTGATCAATGAGCGGCTGGCGGAGGTCGCGGAGCATCGCGGCTGGGCTCTTGGCGTAGGCTCGGTCCGTGCGGCGGTCGAGCGCGAGGAACTGGCGGCTACGTTTGCCGTGCGCACCAAAGCACCAACGATTCCGGTTATTGCCAACCTGGGCGCGGTTCAGCTGAATTACGGCTTCGGCCCGGATGAATGCATGCGTGCGGTAGAAATCGCCGGAGCGGACATGCTCGTGCTGCATTTGAACGGGCTGCAGGAAATCTTCCAGCCGGAAGGCAATACGGCATTTCGCGGCGTGCTGGCCCGGATTGAGGAGCTGTGCAAAAAGCTGCCGATACCGGTCGGCGTGAAGGAAGTCGGCTGGGGGATCGATGGCGCGACTGCGAAGCGGCTTCATGAAGCAGGCGCTGCGTTCATCGATGTAGCTGGCGCTGGCGGTACGTCCTGGAGCCAGGTCGAGAAGTTCCGCAGCGCCGACCCCGTGCGGCGCCTCGCGGCGGAAGCATTCGCGGATTGGGGTATTCCCACCGCCGAATGCATCCGCGAAGTGCGGGCGTCTGTACCGCAAGCCGCCCTGATTGGCAGCGGGGGCCTGAACACCGGCGTGGATGCCGCCAAGGCGCTGGCGCTTGGCGCAAATCTGGCCGGGTTCGGCCGGGCGCTGCTGGAACCAGCGGTGCATTCGGCGCAGGCGCTCGACGCTCAGTTGGAGCGTGTCGAGCTGGAGCTGCGCACCGCCATGTTCGGTATCGGCGCCGGCAATATCGCGGCGCTGAAGGGCACGGCGCGGCTGGTACGCCGGGAATAG
- the cls gene encoding cardiolipin synthase encodes MRRGLQVLLIAAILFAFYYFGFGVFGKFGGTLVSIFQTLTVMTIGFAIFMENRNPSSTVAWILVLGLLPVVGLLFYFLFGQNYFKRRNFDKKAEEDRRNYERIDNNAYMLPRDLSQFTPEEQRLLQLSQRLARTPFSMYTRTKVLTNGEETFSSLLKELKKAEHHIHMEYYIYRADDIGREIQKTLIEKAKAGVEVRFMFDAVGSIGLPKSFIRELEEAGVKVGIYGQVRFLALSSRVNYRNHRKIVVIDGTTGFIGGLNVGDEYLSRNKTYGFWRDTHMLVKGEAVRSLQIIFLQDWKYVTGEKIMSLQYLSPELETGCVGAVQIVPSGPDNESRTLKNIFFSMMSSAKKSIWLATPYFIPDDDIFTALKIAGLSGLDVRILFPAKPDKWLPFLASHSYFPELLEAGVKIFEYEKGFLHSKLLIVDGEIATVGTANMDMRSFHLNFEVNALLVQTDSIGQMVKDFERDLLFTKQIEYKAFMEKKLFVRFMESAARLFSPLL; translated from the coding sequence ATGAGACGTGGATTGCAAGTTTTATTGATTGCCGCCATACTTTTCGCGTTTTATTATTTTGGATTTGGCGTCTTCGGGAAGTTCGGCGGTACTCTGGTCAGTATTTTTCAAACCTTGACGGTCATGACGATCGGCTTCGCGATATTCATGGAAAATCGCAACCCTTCGAGCACCGTGGCTTGGATTTTGGTACTTGGCCTGCTTCCGGTTGTCGGACTCCTATTTTATTTCCTGTTTGGCCAGAACTATTTCAAGCGCCGGAATTTCGATAAGAAGGCGGAGGAGGATCGGAGAAACTACGAGCGCATCGATAATAATGCTTACATGCTGCCTCGCGATTTATCGCAGTTTACCCCGGAAGAGCAGCGGCTGCTTCAGCTGTCCCAGCGTCTGGCCCGTACGCCGTTTTCCATGTATACCCGCACGAAGGTGCTGACGAACGGAGAGGAGACCTTCTCTTCGCTCCTGAAGGAGCTGAAGAAGGCTGAGCATCATATACATATGGAATATTATATTTACCGGGCGGATGACATTGGGCGCGAAATCCAGAAGACGCTGATTGAGAAGGCAAAAGCCGGGGTCGAGGTTCGGTTCATGTTCGATGCGGTGGGCAGTATCGGCCTGCCGAAATCGTTTATCCGCGAGCTGGAAGAAGCCGGAGTCAAGGTTGGTATATATGGACAAGTCCGCTTTTTGGCTCTATCCAGCCGGGTCAACTATCGCAACCACCGGAAGATTGTTGTCATCGACGGCACGACCGGCTTCATCGGCGGCTTGAACGTGGGGGACGAATACTTGAGCCGCAACAAGACGTACGGCTTTTGGCGGGACACGCATATGCTCGTCAAAGGGGAAGCGGTTCGCTCGCTGCAAATTATTTTTCTCCAGGACTGGAAATACGTTACCGGGGAAAAGATTATGTCGCTGCAGTACCTGTCTCCGGAGCTGGAGACCGGCTGCGTCGGCGCCGTGCAAATCGTGCCCAGCGGGCCCGATAATGAGAGCCGGACCCTGAAGAACATCTTCTTCTCGATGATGTCTTCAGCCAAGAAATCGATTTGGCTGGCTACGCCGTATTTTATCCCGGATGATGATATTTTTACGGCGCTCAAGATTGCCGGTCTATCCGGCCTGGACGTACGGATTCTATTTCCGGCCAAGCCGGACAAATGGCTGCCGTTTCTGGCCTCGCATTCTTATTTTCCCGAGCTGCTGGAGGCGGGAGTGAAGATTTTCGAATATGAGAAAGGCTTTCTCCATTCGAAGCTGCTGATTGTCGATGGGGAAATTGCTACTGTCGGCACGGCCAATATGGACATGCGCAGCTTTCATTTGAACTTTGAGGTGAATGCCCTGCTTGTGCAAACCGACAGCATTGGGCAAATGGTTAAAGATTTCGAGCGGGATTTATTGTTTACGAAGCAAATCGAGTACAAAGCGTTTATGGAGAAGAAGCTGTTCGTGCGGTTCATGGAATCGGCGGCCCGGCTGTTCTCGCCGCTGTTATAA
- a CDS encoding TorD/DmsD family molecular chaperone translates to MTMLFKEPVQAMPEHNDWLERRGWVYELLMDFLSRPPRMSLIAQWRQRAELTHRIPNSRGGKRLKSYLEGIPERHFRSACHQEAEEYRRLFLGDQSMLIPCEGIFRAKRDGANAAACISHIRSMYADSGVVFNKLTGERDDHIAMELEFMAVLAEGMRSKADLSHMRHSCLEMADTQIRFLEVHLLKWAPRLAEELIRTTKSPLYSGLAELLREFLADDLAQLRQWRAHIS, encoded by the coding sequence ATGACCATGTTGTTCAAAGAACCTGTTCAGGCAATGCCGGAGCACAACGATTGGTTGGAGCGCCGTGGCTGGGTATATGAGCTGCTGATGGACTTTCTGAGCCGTCCGCCGCGCATGTCCTTGATTGCCCAGTGGCGGCAGCGGGCAGAACTGACGCATCGAATTCCAAACAGCAGAGGCGGCAAGAGGCTGAAAAGTTATTTGGAGGGCATTCCTGAACGGCATTTTCGCAGCGCGTGCCATCAGGAGGCGGAGGAATATCGGCGGCTCTTCCTGGGAGATCAGTCTATGCTGATTCCGTGCGAAGGGATTTTCCGGGCTAAAAGGGATGGGGCAAATGCCGCTGCTTGCATTTCCCATATTCGGTCCATGTACGCCGATAGCGGCGTTGTGTTTAATAAACTAACCGGCGAGAGAGACGACCATATTGCCATGGAGCTGGAATTTATGGCGGTGCTGGCGGAAGGAATGCGCAGCAAGGCCGACTTGAGCCATATGCGCCACAGTTGCCTGGAGATGGCAGATACCCAGATTCGTTTCCTGGAAGTTCATTTGCTGAAATGGGCCCCGCGGCTGGCGGAGGAGCTGATCCGGACTACGAAAAGTCCGCTTTACAGCGGTTTGGCCGAGCTGCTGCGAGAATTCCTGGCCGATGATCTAGCGCAGCTTCGTCAATGGAGAGCACACATAAGCTAA